A genome region from Populus alba chromosome 3, ASM523922v2, whole genome shotgun sequence includes the following:
- the LOC118054622 gene encoding cytosolic sulfotransferase 15: MEDTQMITENNNLAETDEIADLLSSLPKEKSWRSGYLYRYQGFWCPENQIPAVIAFQKHFLAQKTDTILVTMPKSGTTWLKALAFSVMNRAKYTPSCSPLNSVNPHDLVPFFEFGLYANNQLPDLSTFPSPRMFATHVPYPSLPDSIKNSGCRIVYLSRNPFDNFISLWHFASKARPERLGPLLLEEAFDSFCNGLGGFGPFFDHVLGYWRESLERPEEVLFLTYEDMKEDINSQMKRLAEFLGCPFSLEEEADGVVEGITKLCGFSNLKDKEINKTGRSIPYFENKTLFRRGEVGDWVNYLSPEMVDRLNKIIEQKLAGSGLKFKTGL, encoded by the coding sequence ATGGAAGACACCCAAATGATCACCGAAAACAACAATCTTGCAGAAACCGATGAGATTGCTGACCTCCTGTCATCCCTTCCCAAAGAAAAGTCATGGCGATCAGGTTATTTGTATCGGTACCAAGGCTTTTGGTGTCCTGAAAACCAGATTCCTGCCGTGATTGCATTTCAAAAGCACTTCCTAGCACAGAAAACAGATACTATACTAGTCACCATGCCTAAATCAGGCACAACATGGTTGAAAGCCTTGGCATTTTCCGTTATGAATCGTGCAAAATATACACCCTCCTGTAGCCCCTTGAACTCTGTCAACCCTCATGATCTTGTTCCTTTCTTTGAGTTTGGGCTTTACGCGAATAACCAACTTCCTGACCTGTCAACCTTTCCATCCCCTAGAATGTTTGCTACTCATGTGCCATATCCATCACTACCGGATTCCATCAAGAACTCCGGCTGTCGAATTGTTTATCTTTCCAGGAATCCTTTTGACAACTTTATCTCCTTGTGGCATTTCGCCTCCAAAGCAAGACCTGAGAGACTCGGACCACTTCTTTTGGAGGAGGCTTTCGATAGTTTTTGCAATGGACTTGGAGGATTCGGCCCCTTTTTTGACCACGTATTAGGGTACTGGAGAGAGAGCTTAGAGAGACCAGAGGAGGTTCTGTTTCTCACGTATGAGGACATGAAAGAAGACATTAATTCTCAGATGAAAAGGTTAGCTGAGTTCCTGGGCTGTCCTTTTTCCTTGGAAGAAGAGGCAGATGGGGTTGTGGAAGGAATAACAAAGTTGTGTGGCTTCAGCAATTTGAAGGACAAAGAGATCAACAAGACTGGCAGGTCTATCCCATACTTTGAGAACAAGACTCTCTTTAGAAGAGGTGAAGTGGGGGATTGGGTCAATTACCTTTCTCCTGAGATGGTGGATCGTTTGAACAAAATCATAGAACAGAAGCTGGCTGGTTCTGGTTTGAAGTTCAAGACTGGTTTGTAG
- the LOC118054621 gene encoding cytosolic sulfotransferase 15: MPASTTTSMVLNHFSKNQANDNGDDLERLTDECKELLLSLPREKGWRTACLYKYKGFWCQPKEIQAIISFQKHFQPRDTDVILTSIPKSGTTWLKALSFAIMNRKKFAISSNDHPLLVSNPHDLAPFFEYKLYADKQVPDLSELPDPRLFATHIPFASLPDSIKKSSCRIIYICRNPFDTFISSWTFSNKLRSETAPPLLLEETFKLFCEGVVGFGPFWDHMLGYWKESLERQDKVLFLKYEDMKADVTFYLKKIAKFLGCPFSMEEEKEGVVEKIASLCSFEKMKNLEVNKSGRSITNFENKHLFRKAEVGDWVNYLSPSMVMQLSQLTEEKLGGSGIEFKVFP, from the coding sequence ATGCCTGCCTCTACTACAACTTCCATGGTTCTCAACCATTTCTCAAAGAATCAAGCAAATGACAATGGAGACGATTTAGAGAGATTAACCGATGAGTGCAAGGAATTGCTGCTTTCACTCCCAAGAGAGAAAGGTTGGAGGACTGCATGCCTCTATAAATACAAAGGGTTCTGGTGCCAACCAAAAGAAATCCAAGCGATAATctcttttcaaaaacactttcaaCCAAGAGACACTGATGTTATCCTAACATCAATACCTAAATCAGGAACTACCTGGCTCAAAGCCCTATCTTTTGCCATCATGAATCGCAAGAAATTTGCAATCTCTAGCAATGACCATCCTTTGCTCGTCTCTAATCCTCACGATCTTGCACCTTTCTTTGAGTACAAGCTTTATGCAGACAAGCAAGTTCCTGACCTCTCGGAACTCCCTGATCCTAGACTTTTTGCCACCCACATTCCATTTGCTTCTCTTCCAGACTCCATCAAGAAGTCTAGTTGCCGGATTATTTATATCTGTAGAAACCCTTTTGACACTTTTATTTCCTCATGGACTTTCAGCAACAAGCTGAGATCAGAGACTGCTCCTCCACTGTTACTGGAGGAAACCTTCAAATTGTTTTGCGAAGGGGTTGTAGGGTTCGGTCCCTTCTGGGATCATATGCTGGGATACTGGAAGGAGAGCTTGGAGAGACAAGACAAGGTGTTGTTCTTGAAGTATGAAGACATGAAAGCAGATGTTACGTTTTACTTGAAGAAGATTGCCAAATTTCTTGGCTGCCCTTTTTCaatggaagaagaaaaggaaggtgTGGTGGAAAAGATAGCCAGCCTTTGTAGCTTTGAGAAGATGAAGAATTTAGAAGTTAACAAATCTGGAAGGTCTATTACGAACTTCGAAAATAAGCACTTGTTTAGGAAAGCAGAAGTCGGAGATTGGGTGAATTATCTGTCTCCTTCAATGGTGATGCAACTATCTCAATTAACAGAGGAAAAGTTGGGTGGATCTGGTATTGAATTCAAAGTGTTTCCGTAG
- the LOC118054613 gene encoding pentatricopeptide repeat-containing protein At1g80270, mitochondrial — MWSLRRASAHSRRINRSWLGCFRARTAKLDRACHFASDRAGTCTLENEIFGRYNLLNELHHKPAISEKLYVGSCGYCSKAAMGNDNENDEIGGGFLEFETGGMNGIIEESNAEEVDGEVEVEVDEESGNKKEALELLNAITETPNIVDFLSKFTEEGNELSRGEIYLIMDHLRKKQLYWRALQFSEWLERSKQTDFTERDYACHLDCIAKVLGLWKAEKFIEKIPESFRGKLVYQTLLASCVSVLNIKKAESVFRKMRDLGLPITVEACEQMIIIYKRLEKKKIPNILLMMKDQNIKPSFLTYKLLIDAKCQFNDTTGMEKLVEAMRNEGMELDVFSLAVIARHYISVGLKDKADLILKEIEKRKQKGGGLGARRSLLSLYASLGNADEVGRIWKECKADPKQSECIAAIQAWGSLGKVEEAEAVSEMMLQTWKNPTFGYYTSLLNAYIDNNLTSKGKDLVEQMGDIGSWAGPLTWDALVRLYIKSGDVEKAHSILLKVARMKRKKPLYTTYIAVMEHYAKRGDIHNTEKLFQSMRELGYTARFKPFEILVDAYINAKTPIYGLRARMKADNLYPKKEFAGKMALVDCFRKAELSNLLD; from the exons ATGTGGTCTCTCCGTCGAGCTTCTGCACACTCTCGCAG GATAAATAGGTCTTGGCTTGGGTGTTTTAGAGCAAGGACTGCTAAATTGGACCGAGCATGTCATTTTGCGAGTGATAGAGCTGGTACGTGCACTCTTGAAAATGAGATTTTTGGGagatataatttgttgaatGAGCTTCACCATAAGCCAGCTATTAGTGAAAAACTATATGTGGGGAGTTGTGGCTACTGTTCTAAGGCTGCTATGGGAAATGACAatgagaatgatgaaattggagGTGGGTTTTTGGAGTTTGAGACAGGTGGTATGAATGGCATAATTGAAGAGAGCAATGCAGAGGAAGTGGATGGGGAAGTGGAAGTGGAAGTGGATGAGGAGTCTGGTAATAAAAAGGAAGCTTTAGAGTTATTAAATGCAATTACGGAAACtccaaatattgttgattttcttagTAAGTTTACTGAGGAGGGCAATGAGCTGAGTCGAGGGGAGATTTATTTGATCATGGATCATCTTCGGAAAAAGCAGCTATATTGGAGGGCATTACAG TTTTCTGAGTGGTTGGAAAGAAGTAAGCAAACTGATTTCACTGAAAGGGACTATGCATGTCATCTTGATTGCATTGCGAAAGTACTGGGGCTTTGGAAGGCAGAGAAGTTTATTGAGAAGATCCCTGAGTCCTTCAGAGGTAAATTAGTTTATCAAACCCTCTTGGCGAGCTGCGTCAGTGTTTTGAATATCAAGAAAGCAGAGTCCGTGTTCCGGAAAATGAGGGACTTAGGGTTGCCAATCACTGTCGAAGCATGTGAACAGATGATAATTATCTACAAGAGgctggagaagaaaaaaatacccAATATATTGTTGATGATGAAGGACCAAAATATCAAACCTTCTTTCCTTACATACAAGCTTCTTATTGATGCTAAATGTCAGTTTAATGACACAACGGGGATGGAGAAATTAGTTGAGGCTATGAGGAATGAAGGCATGGAACTTGACGTCTTTTCTCTAGCTGTCATAGCAAGGCACTACATAAGTGTgggattaaaagataaagctgaCCTCATCTTgaaggaaattgaaaaaagaaaacagaagggTGGAGGTCTTGGAGCTCGTAGATCATTGCTTTCCCTCTATGCTTCTCTTGGAAATGCTGATGAGGTGGGTAGAATTTGGAAGGAATGCAAAGCAGATCCCAAGCAGAGTGAGTGCATAGCTGCCATACAAGCCTGGGGCAGTTTGGGCAAAGTGGAAGAAGCAGAAGCAGTCTCAGAGATGATGCTTCAGACATGGAAGAATCCCACATTTGGATATTACACCTCTCTTCTGAATGCTTACATAGACAACAACTTAACCAGTAAGGGCAAGGATCTGGTGGAACAGATGGGTGATATTGGATCGTGGGCTGGCCCGTTGACCTGGGATGCACTAGTGAGGCTTTATATCAAATCTGGTGATGTTGAGAAAGCGCATTCAATTCTGCTAAAGGTAGCTAGGATGAAGAGGAAGAAGCCTTTGTACACAACATACATCGCTGTCATGGAGCATTATGCAAAACGAGGCGATATACATAATACAGAGAAGTTGTTTCAGAGTATGAGGGAGCTAGGGTATACAGCACGCTTTAAGCCATTCGAGATTCTGGTCGATGCTTACATCAACGCGAAAACTCCAATCTATGGGTTGCGAGCGAGGATGAAGGCAGATAACCTATACCCTAAAAAAGAATTTGCTGGAAAAATGGCATTAGTTGATTGTTTCAGAAAGGCTGAGTTATCAAATCTGCTTGATTAA
- the LOC118054593 gene encoding protein MIZU-KUSSEI 1, with protein MAAPPSLKPVQTRSQSPSTFPSPPTTPSGKVNPMSPVRPTISLHQPNSKKGSSKHNKIFRRVRAVFRSFPIIAPACKIPVSLHGNRLHDGHVHGGTRMTGTLYGHRKARVNLAIQESPGSLPVLLLELTIPTGKLLQDMGVGLVRIALECEKKPHEKTKIEDEPIWTMFCNGRKSGYAVKREPTDEDLNVMQILHVVSMGAGVIPTGDGGDQPADGELTYMRAFFERVAGSKDSETYYMLNPDGNNGPELSLFFVRI; from the coding sequence ATGGCAGCTCCACCATCTCTCAAGCCGGTACAGACTCGGTCCCAGTCACCATCGACCTTTCCATCACCCCCAACCACTCCATCTGGAAAGGTGAACCCAATGTCCCCGGTCCGGCCTACTATCTCCCTCCATCAACCAAATAGCAAGAAAGGTTCATCAAAGCACAATAAGATCTTTCGTCGTGTCCGTGCTGTTTTCCGGTCATTCCCTATCATTGCTCCAGCATGCAAGATTCCTGTCTCACTCCACGGAAACCGCCTCCATGATGGGCACGTTCATGGTGGGACCCGCATGACCGGAACCCTATATGGGCACCGGAAAGCTAGGGTGAACCTTGCCATCCAAGAAAGCCCCGGATCCCTCCCTGTTTTATTGCTTGAACTCACAATCCCCACGGGAAAACTCCTTCAGGATATGGGAGTGGGACTTGTTAGGATTGCCTTGGAATGTGAAAAGAAGCCACATGAAAAGACCAAGATTGAAGATGAACCGATATGGACAATGTTTTGTAATGGCAGAAAGTCAGGTTATGCGGTCAAGAGGGAGCCAACAGACGAGGATTTGAATGTGATGCAAATCTTGCACGTGGTTTCCATGGGGGCTGGTGTAATACCAACAGGAGATGGAGGCGATCAGCCTGCAGATGGAGAATTAACGTACATGCGGGCATTCTTTGAACGTGTGGCGGGGTCTAAAGACTCGGAGACTTATTATATGTTGAATCCTGATGGAAACAATGGACCAGAACTAAGCTTATTCTTTGTCAggatttga